TCCGGCTTTGAGCGACCTGGTATTTACCGAGGTCCGGATCAAAGTAGGCAAATCGGAGGGGGGGAATGGCCGTTACGGTATCGGTTTTTGCCCTGACTGTCTGAGTGAATACTTTGGCTCCGTCCTTTACGATTCCCGCAGCCATTTCGTTGGGGATCTTGAAATCTTTTGCCAGTTCCGCATTTTTGGAAAGGGGCGGCAGCTGAACGTTTTCAAGATAATCCGATCCCCTGATGGATGTAGTCAAAGTGATGGGATCACCCACGCTCACCTGGGTCGGAGTGGCAGTCACCTCAATATGAAAGTGGCCTATACATCCCGAAAAATCGTCCGGTTTCCCTTCTTCCGGCAGAGGGAGTACCGTGAGGGAAACGGGTTCCGAGCGGGCGACAAACGTCTTGTAGACTTCCCTGATACCGGAACCGAAGAAATCGTTGTTGAAAAAGTCGTCAAAGGGACTGCTGTTCCGCCTTCGCTGTGTTCTGGAAAATCCCGCCAATGCCTTGCATGAGATGGTCGATTCAGGGATTTCGAGCACGCCGGGTTTTGAGGCTGAGAGGACTTTGGTGAAAGAGAGTGTCGTATAATCCCTGCCGTTGAAGCTGTCCGTCCCTTTTTGTGCGATAGCGGAGCCCTGGCCGAGAGGGATCTGATAGTATTGTTGGCCGGAATTCTGGTCCACCTCGGGATCGGAAAGCGTTACGGACGGGTTTTCGAGAATCGGCAGATGAAAAGTAAAATCTTTAATGTCTTTGGCGAGATACCAGGTTACCGTCATGAGGATGGGTTCCCCCGTATAGAATCTCGTCTTGGAAAAAGAGACCTTGAGATGAAAATCTTGCGTGGTCTCGGGTTGAACGACCTGGAGGGCGATGGGCTCTGTCTTGAAGACCTGGGAGCCCACCGGAACCGAAAGAGAAGGGATGACTGTTTGTCCCAGCTTTTTCGGAGTCAGTCGGTAGCTCATGACATATCCATGAGTTTCGATTTTGTTCATCTGTCCGTTGATGATGGTGATGGAAGAGCTGCTGTTGCTCCGGTTCCCCATGGATTCCACCGTAAAGTCTTTCAGAGGACTCATATCCAGGGGCGTCGTGCTTGACGACAAGTCATTCCCCTCCACTTCGATCTGGAACATGAACGACTCGCCGAGGGCGACGGTTTCCTTTTCCACCATGGCCCTCACTGAAATGTTCTCAGCGCAGTCAGCCCAATGAAAAGCTCCCGCCACAAAGATCAGGCAGCATCCCAGCGCTATACCGAATGCGCGGCTCTTTTGAATTGTCATCACCAGTCCTTCTCCACAGCTCGATACTCTCCTTTGTGAGACTCTTGAAACAGCAGCCGGTTCTCCTTTTCTTCCTGGAGGATATCTTGTGCCTGTTCCTGAATTACGGCCCGGCCGTTCCGGAGATCTTCCGGCTGTTCTTTGCCTTCCCGCAGAGAAGCGGGACTCTTCTGTTGTTCTCCCGCCCGAGTCTGCTGCTGTTCAGGCTGCTGTGGCGACTCGGGTTGCGAGGATCCCTGCCCCTGATTCTTTTCCTGGTCGGATTGGGTTTGAGATCCCTTGTCCCCCTTATTCTCCTCATTCTGCCCGGGTTTTGATTTGGATTCACTCTCTTGTCGAGAATCCTGCAGCTT
This region of Desulforhabdus amnigena genomic DNA includes:
- a CDS encoding BatD family protein, which codes for MTIQKSRAFGIALGCCLIFVAGAFHWADCAENISVRAMVEKETVALGESFMFQIEVEGNDLSSSTTPLDMSPLKDFTVESMGNRSNSSSSITIINGQMNKIETHGYVMSYRLTPKKLGQTVIPSLSVPVGSQVFKTEPIALQVVQPETTQDFHLKVSFSKTRFYTGEPILMTVTWYLAKDIKDFTFHLPILENPSVTLSDPEVDQNSGQQYYQIPLGQGSAIAQKGTDSFNGRDYTTLSFTKVLSASKPGVLEIPESTISCKALAGFSRTQRRRNSSPFDDFFNNDFFGSGIREVYKTFVARSEPVSLTVLPLPEEGKPDDFSGCIGHFHIEVTATPTQVSVGDPITLTTSIRGSDYLENVQLPPLSKNAELAKDFKIPNEMAAGIVKDGAKVFTQTVRAKTDTVTAIPPLRFAYFDPDLGKYQVAQSRMIPIEVKATRIVTASDAEGPTSPAVRNELEAWSQGIAYNYEGPDVLENQRIRFSSLIRSPLWMGALLLPFSIYLVLLLFVRMRQERIADPDKFRSKKAFTTFKQNMKTLGKEQENEAETYEHLLRAIRSYLGDKLKIEGAALTFKDAQEFLKDKGVDTELIQSLEELFSRCEQGRYGGGSAAPEFFDALESRAFETIQALERKI